The genomic interval GCAGTATGCGTCTATCTCCGGCAACAACCTACTACATTCGAAATTTGCTGACCTCCTCAGTTAAGACTCAAGAATCTGCTGGCAATCAGAGTTTTTATCGCAGGGCTCTTCTCAATTTAGAAACCGCCTTAAAAGAACAACCTTTTCTTGACCATGGCTCTGAACTGATCCAAAGACTTGAAGATCTGGTGCTTCTGCACAAAACCCTTAACGCTCAGGCCATACTGTATGCCAGCTATAGCCAGGAATTGTCCATGCTAGAGCAAGAGATGTTCAAACTTTTAGAAGCCTGGGAAACCGTATGCTGATATTGCGACTGCACCAGCACCCGGCGATCGCGGGAGGGGAAGAGGTTGAGCCCCAAAGCAGCAAACCCCGCAGGGGTAAGGCCCTCTCCAGGGCGTTCTGACGAATGGGGGCAGGGTGAGCCGTCCTTTGCTCCAACAGACCCTGCGGCTTTACCGGCACTCATGCCGACAACAGGTCCTAATGAGTCGGGTGATTGGGTGGAGAGTGAGGACCGAGTTGATGGGAGCGTTGCCCGCTAGCCCACTGTTCCAGCAGCGGAGTGTAACACGATATGGGCAAGCCGTTTCCCGAGGGAGTAATCTTAGAGAATACTGAACAAAAAGCAGGGGGCAGTCCACTTAGGCCGATCCCAATCCTCAAAAAGACAAGTTCCATAACCCATGGCCTGGGCCCTGGCTATGATTTCCGGTGTCGGGTATAGCCGCCACACCAAACTGCCATCCCAGGAGTAGATCGGAAATTGATTAAGACTGAGGAGGAAGTCCTGGCAGCCAATCTAACCTGAGCCAAGATCTTGGTCCAAAGCTTTAGCTGTGTTCAATTGACGCTTCTCTTCCCATTGACTCGGCCCTAGTTTAAATGAATTCATCCCTAGATAATCACTCCAAAGGCAATATTCTGGTTGTTGATGACTCCCCCGACAATCTGCGGGTATTGTCTGCCAATTTGATTAAATTTGGGTACGAGGTTCGCTGCGTTACAAACGGCCATATGGCCCTGGTCAGTATTAGCCATCGCCTGCCCAACCTGATCTTGCTCGACATTAGGATGCCCGATTTAGACGGCTATGAAGTCTGCCGTAGACTGAAGGAAAATCCCAAAACCCAAGACATTCCAATTATTTTTCTGAGTGCGGCTGACGACATCAGCGCAAAGATAAAAGGATTTGAGCTGGGGGGAGCCGATTACATTACCAAGCCCTTTCATACCGAAGAAGTTTTAGCCCGGATTGCCCATCAGCTGACGATCCAGAAACTACAGAATCAACTAACTCTAAAGAATCAAAGTCTTCAGCAAGAGATAGAGGCTCATACTCAAACAGAGGCAGCGCTGCAGAGTGCTAAAGAGGCGGCTGAGGTGGCAAACTATGCCAAAAGCAAGTTTATAGCCAAAATGAGCCACGAGTTGCGTACGCCCTTAAACGCAATCTTAGGCTTTTCAGCACTGATGGAGCACGACCTATCCCTTACTGAGGAGCATAGGGAATACATTACAAGCATTAACCAGAGTGCTCAGTCTCTACTTCTGCTCATTAACCAAATTTTAGCCGTTACCAAAGACGAGTCCAGCCAAATTTCCCTGAACAACCGGAATTTTGACCTGCACGCTCTACTCAATACCCTGACCTTGACCTGGCAGACCAAAGCCCATCAAAAGGGGCTTGAGTTTGCTTTCTACCGGGCCTCAACGGTACCCAGGTATGTTTTTGCTGACGATGGAAAAATACAGCAGGTATTACTGAACTTGCTCAAAAATGCTGTTCAGTATACCTCTGTGGGAAAAATATCCATTCGGGTGACGAGGGGCGAGGGGACGGACTGGGATTTAGCGGGATCAGCGGCCGAAGACGTCGATCTTAAGCCGCTGATCCCGCTGTTTTTTGAGATCGAAGATACGGGGTCTGGGATTTCCGACGATGAAATTGAGAAACTGTTTGAGGCTTTTTCACAGACTGAAGCAGGCCAGCGGTCAGGGCAAGGGGCGGGGTTAGGCCTTTACATTAGTCGGCAGTATGTTCGAGTGATGGGAGGGGAGATGACCGTTACCAGTATCCCTGGTGTGGGTACAAAGGCTCGATTTTATAGTCTCTTTCAGATCGTTGCGGAAAAGCCAGATTCGCAAGATACACCCATGTTAGCTAAAGCAGTTGATCAGAGCGACTGCGACCGCCAAGACCTGTCCTTTTCGGTTGCCTCTGGGCTTTCGATGGATACGGCCACAGAGTTGATGATCAGTGCTACTGACTCAGGCCTCTCCAGGGACTGGGTCATTCGGCTGAATCGTTCGGCTAATCAAGGTTTAGATCGTCAGATCACAGCGCTGCTTAAGGATAATGATTTGGTAGGCCCTCCCTTAGCAAATATACTGGCTGAGTGGAATCGAAATTTCCAGTTTGACCAGATTTTAGCGGTTACTCAGCGGGTTTTAGATCAAAATCTTTAAGTTGGCCCTATGGAACGTTTGCTTGAGGCAGCCATTCAGCATCCCTTTTTAACGGCTTCGGCCGATGTCTCTGTGGACAATGCGATCGCGCTCCTCGGCCGGACAGAACAGTCCTGCCTGCTGGTGGTTGAGCCCCAGCACAAACAGCTGCTGGGGGTATTTACTAAGGGTGATGCACTGCGGTTAATGGCCGGTGGCATAGATTTGCGCTCTTTGACGCTGTCCGTCGTCTTGCCCCATACCTGCATCTCCCTTGAACGCAGTAAGTTGCGATCGCCTGGGGATCTGTTGCAGCTTTTCCACCGGCATTCGCTGACGATACTGCCCATTGTGGACGACCGGGGCTGCCCCGTTGGTCTGATCACCGCAGACACCCTGCTGCACAGTCTGCGGAGTCAAACGATGGCGGCTGACCCCGGCAACGCCGTGGACAAAGGGAAACTGGCGTCAATCCAGACCTCGATTCAAACCTCGTCAATTAAAACCAATCACCTCCTGGATTCTGAGGCCTTCCACCGAGATCTCGAGCAGGCAACCCTACGCGATTTGCGCCTGGCCGAAAAGCGATTGGAGCTGTTTTTTGCCCAATCCCTCGATGGTTTTTTCTTTATGATGCTGGATCAGCCCGTGGCCTGGAACGATGGAATTGATAAGCAAAGCGTCCTGGACTACGTGTTTGCCCACCAGCGCATTACTAAAATCAATGACGCCATGCTAGAGCAATATGGGGCGACCCGAGAGGAATTTGTCGGGCTTACTCCCAACGATCTATTTGCCCATGACTTAGCCCACGGTCGCCAGATATGGGGTCAGTTTTTCGGGAGCATGTCACCTTTGTAACCCAATGGCTCCATTGAGATAAGCACAACGATGGGCCAGCACCTGGGGAACATTGTCCTCATTCCACTGGGCCCCTGCATTGACCCCGAAGATTTGGCTGCCATCCGCCGCCTACAGCAAGAGTTCCAAGCCGAATTGGCCACCCTGCGCGGTCGTGTCGATGCTCTGGAAGCCGAAACCGCGACCCTGCGGGCTCAGCAGTTCTCGACTACCACCAAACTGCGCGGTGAGGCGGTATTCAACTTAATCACGCCCTTTGACACCCTGGCTCCCGAAACCAGCACCAGTGTTGCCTCTCGGGCTCGTCTGAACTTTGACACGAGTTTTTCCGGTCGCGATCGCCTGCGCATTCGTCTACAGGCCGGGGATGGTAACGCTATCACGGGTGGCCCCGGCAACCCTCTGGGCGGTCTAGCTACCGCTGCTGGCGGTGGCTTTAACGTCGATGTCACCACCTTCGCCTACAGCTTTCCCCTCGGCAACCGCATCAATGCTACTGTTTCTGCGCGAGGCAACGCTGGCAGGGACTGGGTAAACCCCGCTACCCGCCCCTTCGATGGCCCTTCCGTGGCCAACGCGGGTCGCGTTCAGTTCTATGACACCTTTGGCAGCACGTCTAACGGTGCTGGCGTTGGCCTGAACATCGCCTTCACCGACAACCTGATTCTGGACTTGGGCTACACCGCTTCGAATCCTGGCGGTGCTACCAACCCTGCCGTTGGTATTGCCGCTGCCCGAAACCAGAGCTACATCGCTCAGCTTAATCTGGTCAACGCTGGAATTCTCAATTTAGCGGCGGCCTATCTGCACAGTGATGGTGCGGCCGCTGGCTTTGCGGTTCCCACCGCCACCGATACCTTTGCAGGGCTGGTGAACCTCAACTTTGGCGGGTTCTTTATCGCTGGCCACGGGGCGTTTACCTCGTTCACCGGGGGAGACGACTTTAGCTGGACGGCGGGTCTCGGGATCAACAACTTCCTGGTGGAAGGCGCAAGATTTGGCGTGTACGGTGGTCAACTACCCACTGCCAGTCGTCCGCAATGTGCTGATTCCAGAGTCGCTGCCCGCCCTGGTGCTGGGCCTCACCCTGATGGTGATCAGCCTGATTGGCAACTCAGCCATGGCGGGGGTAGTCGGCGGCGGCGGGCTGGGCGATCTGGCCATTCGCTACGGCTTTCAGCGCTTTGATACGCGGGTGATGCTGTTCACCGTGGTGATTTCTAGAGTCTGCATGTCAGCCGGATCGCTCTCCTCGTAGAGCAATTGAGCGATTGCTGCGAGATGAGTTTTGAGTTGGGTGGCTTTCTCAGGGGTCATCAGTTAGGCCTTTAGGTCAACACTTGCATCCTCACCTGTTTCAGCCGACCTTGCAAACCTGACATGCTCCCAGTTTTTCGACGCTGGTAAGCTGCATGTTGAAACCCGAGAACGCAAACTGGACGGTACTCCCATCTGGATTGAGGGGGATTACATTTGCCTCTACGATGAGCAGGGCAATATTACGGGTCACTTTGGTGTTCAACGGGACGAAACTAGCCGCAAGCAGTCAGAAATTGCGTTGGCAAAACGAGAACGCTATCTGGCAGCCCTGGTAGAAATTCAGCAGCAACTGCTGCAAACTAAAACCCATCAATACCAGTACGATGAAATCTTAGCCCAACTTGGGTTGGCCTCTGGCGCTTCCCGAGTGTACCTGTTTGAACGTCATTGCGATCGGCAGGGTCAAATGCTCATGAGCCAGCGGGCCGAGTGGTGTGCCGCCGGTATCTCACCTCAACGGGACAATCTGCTGCTTCAAAACTTACCCTACCCAGACTTTCTCCCCCGCTGGGCTGCCGAACTGGATAGCGGCAACCGTATCCATGGCCTTGTGGCCGACCTACCTGAACCAGAGCGCCTGGTGCTAGAACCCCAGGGCATTTTGGCGATTTTAGTTTTGCCGCTGAGGGTCAAGAATCAACTGTTTGGGTTTATTGGCTTTGACAATTGCCAGGTAGCCTGTGAGTGGGACTCACTGGAAATCAACTTACTCAATGCCGCCGCCGCCGCGCTGGCCCTGCACCAGGAGCATCTCCAGCTGCATCGGGAACACCATCAGGCTGAACTGACGCTGCAGCGGCAGCAGGAATTCCTTCGCAACGTCATTGATACACCCACCAATTTGATTTTTGCCAAAGATTGGGAGGGCCGATTTGTGCTGGCCAACCAGGCGGTGGCTGAGCTCTACGGGACTACCGTGGAGAAACTGATTGGCAAAACCGACGCCAATTTTAACCCCAATGCTGCAGAAGTGGAGCTTTTTCTTCAGGCTGATCGCGATGTGATCAGCACCGGCAAGCCTCAAATCATTGAGGAGATGATAACTACTAAAGCGGGCAAACCTCGCGTTTTTAGAACAATAAAGAAGCCCTTAAAGACGATTGACGGGAAATCCGTGCTGGCCCTGGGGGTGGCTACCGACATCAGCGATTACAAGCAAATGGAGCAGGCCCTCCGTCTGATTGTGGAAGGGACGGCGGCTAAAACGGGCCAGGATTTTTTTCGATCGCTGGTGCGTTACCTAGCCGAGGTTTTGCAGGTTGACTATGCCTGTGTGACTGAGCTGATCGCGCCCCACAAAAGTAGGGCGTTTACCCTGGCTCTCTGGCAGGGGGAGACCTTTGGGGAGCCGTTTGAGTATGCCCTGGCGGGTAGTCCCTGTGAGAAAATTTTGGCGGGCGATATTGTCTACTACCGCGATTCTATTCAAACCCATTTTCCGACCCTGGAGCATTTGGCGGCGATGGGAGTCGAGAGCTATTTGGGGATTCCTCTAACCAATTCTGGGGGAGACATCATTGGGCACCTGATGGTTTTAGATCGCAAACCATTAGTAGATCAAGAGTTTTCCCAGCAAATTCTTCGAATTTTTGCGGCCCGGGCAGGGGCCGAACTAGAGCGCCAGCAAGCTGAAAATGCCGTCGCGACGCTCCTGCTTCAGACTCAGGAGCAGGCTTTAGCCCTAGAAAAAGCGAAGGAGGCGGCAGAAACCGCAAACCGAGCCAAAAGTGAGTTTTTGGCCAACATGAGCCACGAGCTTCGTACTCCGCTGAACGCCATTTTGGGGTTTACCCAAATTATCGACCGAGACTCCTATCTCAATTCAGAAACTCGAGAATACATTTCAATTATTGATCGCAGCGGACAGCACTTACTGACCTTAATTAACGATGTGCTAGAGATGTCAAAGATTGAAGCCGGTCGGCTCAAGCTTCAAACCACCGAGTTTGACCTCTATCACCTGCTTAATACTCTCTACGAAATGCTCTACCTCAAGGCCAGCGCCAAGCGCTTGAGCATGACCTTTAACCGATCTCCCCACCTGCCCCAGTATGTTTTTGCCGATGAAGGAAAGCTGCGACAGGTGCTGTTGAATCTGCTGGGGAATGCAATTAAGTTTACTGAGCATGGCGAGGTTACGCTGCGGGTAGATGCAGCGCCACAGCCTGACGGTAGCCTGGAGTCTATGCTGCTCCGGGTGGCGGTTGAGGATACGGGTTCTGGCATTGCCCCGGAGGATCTAAAACGGTTATTTTCTCCCTTTGTGCAGACCCGCCGGGGGCAACAGACAGGAGAAGGTACGGGCTTAGGTCTGACCATTAGCCAAAAATTTGTGCAGCTGATGGGTGGCACGATCACCGTAGAGAGTGAGGTTAATCGGGGCAGTCAATTTCAGTTTCAAATTCCGATTAGGGTTTCATCCCGCGGGAAGGATGTGACTGTCTATCCTGCTCGCAGGGTTGTGGGTTTGCACCCCAGACACTTACCCTGCCGATTGCTGATTGTCGAAGACCATTGGGAGAATCAGCAGGTTTTAATTCAGCTGTTGCGGCCCTTAGGCCTCGAAGTTCAGGTGGCTCAGAACGGTCGAGAGGGGGTCGAGCGATGGGCCCAGTGGCATCCCCAGATTATTTTGATGGATATGCGGATGCCGATTATGGATGGGTGTGAGGCGACTCGGCACATTCGAGATCAGGAGCAGCAGATGAAGGCTGTGGCAACCGGGGACTTTCAGGCGACCAAGATTATCGCGGTGACCAGCAGCGCGTTTGATGAAGAGCGCTCGATGATTTTGGCCGCCGGCTGTGATGATGTGATCAGTAAGCCTTTCCGGGAGCAGGAGGTGTTTGCCAAGTTGGCCCAGCATGCCGGATTGACCTACATCTATACAAGCGACATCGCCGCGGTGGCCCTGGGGGAGAGGGCGCCAGAGGCCCCGCAGGCGATCGCTGTCCCCACCATCCCGACTGCCGCCGAGCCTGGCGAGAACAGCGGCGATCCCGCCCTGGGCGATCTACCCGAGGACTGGGTTCTTCAACTGCACCAGGCCGCCATTCTGGGGAGCGATCGCCAAATTTTGGCATTGATCGACCAGTTGCCCAGCACCCATGATTCCCTGGCGCAGGGGCTGCGCGCCTGGGCCAATCGCTTTCAGTTTGAGGAAATCTTGGCGCTGACCAGGACAGCGGGCTATGAATAGACGTCGCAGCCCTGGGCTTTGGCGACTGTTGCCGGGCGTGCTGGCCGC from Leptolyngbya sp. KIOST-1 carries:
- a CDS encoding hybrid sensor histidine kinase/response regulator: MNSSLDNHSKGNILVVDDSPDNLRVLSANLIKFGYEVRCVTNGHMALVSISHRLPNLILLDIRMPDLDGYEVCRRLKENPKTQDIPIIFLSAADDISAKIKGFELGGADYITKPFHTEEVLARIAHQLTIQKLQNQLTLKNQSLQQEIEAHTQTEAALQSAKEAAEVANYAKSKFIAKMSHELRTPLNAILGFSALMEHDLSLTEEHREYITSINQSAQSLLLLINQILAVTKDESSQISLNNRNFDLHALLNTLTLTWQTKAHQKGLEFAFYRASTVPRYVFADDGKIQQVLLNLLKNAVQYTSVGKISIRVTRGEGTDWDLAGSAAEDVDLKPLIPLFFEIEDTGSGISDDEIEKLFEAFSQTEAGQRSGQGAGLGLYISRQYVRVMGGEMTVTSIPGVGTKARFYSLFQIVAEKPDSQDTPMLAKAVDQSDCDRQDLSFSVASGLSMDTATELMISATDSGLSRDWVIRLNRSANQGLDRQITALLKDNDLVGPPLANILAEWNRNFQFDQILAVTQRVLDQNL
- a CDS encoding CBS domain-containing protein, whose product is MERLLEAAIQHPFLTASADVSVDNAIALLGRTEQSCLLVVEPQHKQLLGVFTKGDALRLMAGGIDLRSLTLSVVLPHTCISLERSKLRSPGDLLQLFHRHSLTILPIVDDRGCPVGLITADTLLHSLRSQTMAADPGNAVDKGKLASIQTSIQTSSIKTNHLLDSEAFHRDLEQATLRDLRLAEKRLELFFAQSLDGFFFMMLDQPVAWNDGIDKQSVLDYVFAHQRITKINDAMLEQYGATREEFVGLTPNDLFAHDLAHGRQIWGQFFGSMSPL
- a CDS encoding iron uptake porin, with the translated sequence MDPEDLAAIRRLQQEFQAELATLRGRVDALEAETATLRAQQFSTTTKLRGEAVFNLITPFDTLAPETSTSVASRARLNFDTSFSGRDRLRIRLQAGDGNAITGGPGNPLGGLATAAGGGFNVDVTTFAYSFPLGNRINATVSARGNAGRDWVNPATRPFDGPSVANAGRVQFYDTFGSTSNGAGVGLNIAFTDNLILDLGYTASNPGGATNPAVGIAAARNQSYIAQLNLVNAGILNLAAAYLHSDGAAAGFAVPTATDTFAGLVNLNFGGFFIAGHGAFTSFTGGDDFSWTAGLGINNFLVEGARFGVYGGQLPTASRPQCADSRVAARPGAGPHPDGDQPDWQLSHGGGSRRRRAGRSGHSLRLSAL
- a CDS encoding ATP-binding protein, giving the protein MAKRERYLAALVEIQQQLLQTKTHQYQYDEILAQLGLASGASRVYLFERHCDRQGQMLMSQRAEWCAAGISPQRDNLLLQNLPYPDFLPRWAAELDSGNRIHGLVADLPEPERLVLEPQGILAILVLPLRVKNQLFGFIGFDNCQVACEWDSLEINLLNAAAAALALHQEHLQLHREHHQAELTLQRQQEFLRNVIDTPTNLIFAKDWEGRFVLANQAVAELYGTTVEKLIGKTDANFNPNAAEVELFLQADRDVISTGKPQIIEEMITTKAGKPRVFRTIKKPLKTIDGKSVLALGVATDISDYKQMEQALRLIVEGTAAKTGQDFFRSLVRYLAEVLQVDYACVTELIAPHKSRAFTLALWQGETFGEPFEYALAGSPCEKILAGDIVYYRDSIQTHFPTLEHLAAMGVESYLGIPLTNSGGDIIGHLMVLDRKPLVDQEFSQQILRIFAARAGAELERQQAENAVATLLLQTQEQALALEKAKEAAETANRAKSEFLANMSHELRTPLNAILGFTQIIDRDSYLNSETREYISIIDRSGQHLLTLINDVLEMSKIEAGRLKLQTTEFDLYHLLNTLYEMLYLKASAKRLSMTFNRSPHLPQYVFADEGKLRQVLLNLLGNAIKFTEHGEVTLRVDAAPQPDGSLESMLLRVAVEDTGSGIAPEDLKRLFSPFVQTRRGQQTGEGTGLGLTISQKFVQLMGGTITVESEVNRGSQFQFQIPIRVSSRGKDVTVYPARRVVGLHPRHLPCRLLIVEDHWENQQVLIQLLRPLGLEVQVAQNGREGVERWAQWHPQIILMDMRMPIMDGCEATRHIRDQEQQMKAVATGDFQATKIIAVTSSAFDEERSMILAAGCDDVISKPFREQEVFAKLAQHAGLTYIYTSDIAAVALGERAPEAPQAIAVPTIPTAAEPGENSGDPALGDLPEDWVLQLHQAAILGSDRQILALIDQLPSTHDSLAQGLRAWANRFQFEEILALTRTAGYE